The region CAAAACGATACAGCTTTCCTTTACCGATTCCCTCACATTCCTCACAGGTGATCTTCCAACGATAGGAGGATTTTAAGTTGGCTTTCCAGAAAGGGTACGTGCGGCATTGACTGGGTCTGGCGTCATAGATGGTACAGCCCTTTTCACCATAAAAGATGCAATTGTCTCCATCATTCTTGAAGACATACTGGTCTTTATGCATTTCCATATAGGTATCAGAAAAGGTTTTGACGCTTAACCCGAGATGTTTGGCAGCAAAACCCACATCCTCAAGACTGGGGTAAACAAAGCCACCTCCCAGTTTGCAGCAGGCTCCACATCCAGTGCACTCAAAATTAAGTCCATCAGCATAAAACCGTGGTTTAGGTGAATCCTTGCCCATGCTTGGAATAATACCAATTGCATCTTTATCATTAATTACAAAATTCATCATACTCTCCTGATTGTCAGACCAACCTATTCTAAAAATACCGGAGTTTGATGGTTTTTTCCCTAAAAAGATTTCATTCTCTACTCCAAAACTCTTAGAACTCAAAAACCCAGAAACTTTTATCCCCTAATCCTGTTCACATCCCTGTCACTCCGTCTATATTAGGCGGTTAAAAAAATGAATAAAGGAAAATTGAAATAAATGGATCTATATACACTTCTTCTCGCTGTCCCGGCCATTCTTATTGCCCTGACTTTTCATGAATTTGCCCACGCTTATGTGGCTTTTCGTCTCGGAGACCCAACTGCCAAATATATGGGTCGGCTGACCCTCAATCCACTGGCCCATCTAGACCCCATGGGCACTATCATGATCTTTTTGATCCACTTCGGTTGGGCGAAACCAGTACCGGTCGATCCGCGTTATTTAGGAAATCCAAAACGCGATATGATGTGGATCTCAGTCGCTGGTCCTGCCATGAATATGGCTCTGGCCCTGGCTTCCGGGATCTTGATCAGGATATTTTTAGCGGCCGGTTTTGGTCATGGACAACCAGGGGATATTACCCGTATCATTTTTCAGATGCTCTATTTTTCACTTTACATCAATCTGGCACTGGCCTTCTTCAACTTGCTACCTATTCCGCCTCTGGATGGATCCAAGATCCTGGCCGGCATTCTGCCCAATCGCTATGCAAACACCTTATATATGATCGAAACCAAAGGTCCAATGATCCTATTTGGGATCATCATGTTTGGTTGGGTCACTGGTTTCCATGTGCTGGGTATGGTTATTGGCCCCTTTATCAACTTCTTTTCAGGTGTATTTGCTGGTGTCTGATGCCTGAACTGAAGTTTGCCAAAAACCGACGCTTGAGACGATTTGAAGATGTGGAGTCGAAACAGAAGCGGATCGAATTTCAACGCCTCACTTCCAGTTATCCCAGACGCAGTTTTCTGGGTTTGTTGGTCATGGCTGGAATCATAATTTATTTATTCTATTTTTTATCCAAAGCGTAAAGGTTTTTCTCATGCAAAAGATTGTAGAATGTGTACCAAATTTTAGCGAAGGACGCGACCTGGCTGTTATCGAACAGATCACCACAGCCATCAAAGATGTCGAAGGCATTACTATGCTGGATGTGGACCCCGGAGCTGATACCAACCGGACCGTCGTAACCTTTGTGGGTGCACCAGATGATGTTATTGAAGCTGCCTTCCAGGGAATCAAACGAGCCTCGGAAGTAATCGATATGACCCAGCATTTTGGAGCACACGCCCGGATGGGAGCCACGGATGTGTGTCCCTTTATTCCAGTAAGCGACATGACCATGGAGGACTGTGCTGAGCTTTCTCACATCCTTGGAAAACGAGTGGGTGAAGAACTAAACATCCCGGTCTATCTATACGAGTACTCAGCCACAACTCCTGATCGTCAAAACCTGGCGGTTATTCGGGCTGGTGAGTATGAAGGTTTGGCAGACAAATTGAAAGATCCCCACTGGAAACCTGATTATGGTCAGGCAGAATTCAACGCCCGCTCGGGTGCAACAGTCATGGGAGCCCGTAAATTCCTGATTGCTTATAATGTGAATCTGAATACCAGGGATCAGAAGAAAGCCACGGATATTGCCCTTGAGATCAGAGAAGCCGGCCGGAATGCCCGGGATCCCAAAACTCGGAAATTCATCCGCGATGAAAATGGAACACCCATCAAACGTCCCGGAACCCTCAAAGCCGTAAAAGCTGTGGGCTGGTATATTGATGAATACAAAATGGCTCAGATATCCATGAACCTGGTGGATTTGGAAGTGACCCCCTTTCATATCGCTTTTGATGAGGTCGTGACTGAAGCTACCAAGCGTGGTTTACGCGTATCCGGCAGTGAATTAGTCGGGCTTATCCCTTTAAACGCCATGCTGGATGCTGGTTGTTATTATCTAAGAAAACAAAATTCAAGCACAGCCGTATCACACGCTGAGATCATTCGAATTGCCATTCAGAGTATGGGTTTGAATGAGATAGCTCCCTTTAACCCGCAAGAGCGGATCATTGAGTATCAATTGGGCTCCAAGACCGAGCAGAAGTTGGTCGACATGGGTGTCACAGAATTTGTAGATGAACTGGCTTCTGATTCACCTGCACCAGGTGGAGGCTCGGTTTCAGCTCTAGGCTCGGCTTTGGCAGCTGGATTAACCAACATGGTAGGTGTTTTGACTTATCACAAAAAAGGTTACCGGGAACATTGGGATGAGATCGAGGAACTGAGCAATGCAGCACAAACGCTGAAGGATACAATGCTCTATCTGATTGATGAGGATACAGCCTCCTTCAATCAGGTAATGGCTGCTATGCGCTTACCTAAAAAGAGTGCTGAGCAAAAGATCATTCGTGATGAAGCGATCCAGAAAGCCACTGTTTATTCGGCTCAGATCCCCCTCAGGGTTATGCAGGAATCATTGGAGATCATGAAATTGGCTGCTCGCATGGCTGAGATCGGTAATCAAAATTCTTTATCTGATGCCGGAGTCGCCGTGCTTCAGGCCAGGGCTGGCTTGGAAGGTGCAGCCATGAATGTTCTAATCAACATTCCAGGAATAGATGACCAGTCTGTGGTTACAGATCTTGGAAAACAAGTCGCTGATTTAAGGTCAGATGCTAAGAAAATATCTGAAAAAGCCCTCTCAGCAATGAATACCAAACTCCTGACTCCCAGCTCCTGATCCAAAAATATGTCTCGCATCCACATTCTTTCTGATATCCTTTGTAACAAAATCGCCGCTGGTGAAGTTGTCCAAAGACCTGCTTCAGTTGTCAAAGAATTGGTTGAGAATGCTATTGATGCTGAATCCACGCAAATCGAGATCAATATTGGAAACGGGGGCCGGGATCTGATTCAGGTCATCGATGATGGTGTCGGTCTGGATCAAGCTGAACTAGGTCTGTCATTACAACGACATGCTACCAGCAAGATCGCTGAGATCGAAGATCTATTCAGGATCAAGACCATGGGTTTTCGCGGTGAAGCATTGCCCAGTATAGCCTCTGTTTCAATGATGGAACTGGTGTCAAGAGCCCGTGGGAGTGAGAGCGCCTATTCCCTGGAAGTCCAGGCTGGTTTGACCAACGAAACAATGCCGGCTGCCTGGGAGACTGGTACTCGCATCACAGTTAAAAATCTCTTTTTCAATGTACCGGCCCGCTTAAAATTCCTGAAGGCCAAACGAACTGAACTCAATCACATTCTGGATCGGGTTAAACCTCTGGCTTTGATCCATCCTCAAATTGCCTTTAAGCTTACTGCTGATGAAAAGATCGTTCTGGATGTACGAGTTTCCACGGCGGAAGAACGGATTACAGCCATCTTTGGTAGTGAATACCGGGACAAGATCATCCCGGTTGAGGATCATCGGGGCAATATCAAGGTCTCCGGTTTTATTGGCAGTCTGGATCTGGTCAGGGTTGCCAGGGGAGAACAATATCTTTCTATCAACCAACGTCCCATCTCCGATCGTTTGATCAACAATGCAGTATATCAAGCCTATAAATCGCTGATCCAACGGGGAGAGTTTCCCTTTTACCTGCTGGATATCTCAGTTCCGCTCAATGAAGTGGATGTAAATGTACATCCAACCAAAACAGAAGTGAAATTCAACGACGAGTGGCGGGTTTACCACGTGGTGAAGGAAACCGTTGAGAATGGATTGCGTCAG is a window of Candidatus Neomarinimicrobiota bacterium DNA encoding:
- a CDS encoding YkgJ family cysteine cluster protein, encoding MMNFVINDKDAIGIIPSMGKDSPKPRFYADGLNFECTGCGACCKLGGGFVYPSLEDVGFAAKHLGLSVKTFSDTYMEMHKDQYVFKNDGDNCIFYGEKGCTIYDARPSQCRTYPFWKANLKSSYRWKITCEECEGIGKGKLYRF
- a CDS encoding site-2 protease family protein, encoding MDLYTLLLAVPAILIALTFHEFAHAYVAFRLGDPTAKYMGRLTLNPLAHLDPMGTIMIFLIHFGWAKPVPVDPRYLGNPKRDMMWISVAGPAMNMALALASGILIRIFLAAGFGHGQPGDITRIIFQMLYFSLYINLALAFFNLLPIPPLDGSKILAGILPNRYANTLYMIETKGPMILFGIIMFGWVTGFHVLGMVIGPFINFFSGVFAGV
- the ftcD gene encoding glutamate formimidoyltransferase, encoding MQKIVECVPNFSEGRDLAVIEQITTAIKDVEGITMLDVDPGADTNRTVVTFVGAPDDVIEAAFQGIKRASEVIDMTQHFGAHARMGATDVCPFIPVSDMTMEDCAELSHILGKRVGEELNIPVYLYEYSATTPDRQNLAVIRAGEYEGLADKLKDPHWKPDYGQAEFNARSGATVMGARKFLIAYNVNLNTRDQKKATDIALEIREAGRNARDPKTRKFIRDENGTPIKRPGTLKAVKAVGWYIDEYKMAQISMNLVDLEVTPFHIAFDEVVTEATKRGLRVSGSELVGLIPLNAMLDAGCYYLRKQNSSTAVSHAEIIRIAIQSMGLNEIAPFNPQERIIEYQLGSKTEQKLVDMGVTEFVDELASDSPAPGGGSVSALGSALAAGLTNMVGVLTYHKKGYREHWDEIEELSNAAQTLKDTMLYLIDEDTASFNQVMAAMRLPKKSAEQKIIRDEAIQKATVYSAQIPLRVMQESLEIMKLAARMAEIGNQNSLSDAGVAVLQARAGLEGAAMNVLINIPGIDDQSVVTDLGKQVADLRSDAKKISEKALSAMNTKLLTPSS
- the mutL gene encoding DNA mismatch repair endonuclease MutL, translated to MSRIHILSDILCNKIAAGEVVQRPASVVKELVENAIDAESTQIEINIGNGGRDLIQVIDDGVGLDQAELGLSLQRHATSKIAEIEDLFRIKTMGFRGEALPSIASVSMMELVSRARGSESAYSLEVQAGLTNETMPAAWETGTRITVKNLFFNVPARLKFLKAKRTELNHILDRVKPLALIHPQIAFKLTADEKIVLDVRVSTAEERITAIFGSEYRDKIIPVEDHRGNIKVSGFIGSLDLVRVARGEQYLSINQRPISDRLINNAVYQAYKSLIQRGEFPFYLLDISVPLNEVDVNVHPTKTEVKFNDEWRVYHVVKETVENGLRQTLKMMPGYQNRPQAAPFFAPTGGSPQQTSFATQTAGEPESTASLRTPEESELLQKARQFSQVLDQSPVTTKPQRQNGGFIWQVHNKYILSQINNGIAIIDQHVAHERILYEEALHDMHENQGTAQQLLFPETKEFSADDYNVLVDIIPSLNTLGFRLREFGPRTILVEAVPSGMRGGSEGAILKEIIDHYRENRVFDYSPAKRLAASYSCKAAVKAGDPLAEEEMRVLVDRLFATENPFYCPHGRPIIINLTIDELDKRFERH